The genomic stretch GTGACCAGCGTGCCGCGCATGCTGAGCACCGTCCTGACCGGCAACGCGCGCACCCGCCTGCCCTTCCCGGGCGTGGGTGCCCTGTACCGCGCCCTGACCCGCGACGGCGAGGCCCGCAACCCCATCTTCTACGTGTCCAGCAGCCCGTGGAACTTCTTCGACCTGCTGTGGCAGTTCCTGGATTACCGCCGCATTCCGCTGGGCCCGCTGTTCCTGCGCAACTGGGGCATGGACCTGCTCGGCGGGCACGGTGGGTACAAGCACGGCGTGATCGAGCAGATCTTCCAGCGCTTCCCGGACCTGAAGTTCGTGCTCGTGGGCGACAGCGGCGAGAAGGACCCGGAAATCTACGCCGAGGTCGTGCACCGTCACCCGGGCCGCGTGCTGGCCGTGTACATCCGCGACGTGACCGAGGCGCACCGCGACGAGGGCGTCCTGAAACTCCGCGAGGAGGTCCGCAAGGCGGGCGTGGACCTCGTGCTGGCCGCCGACAGCCTGAACGCTGCGAGTCACGCCATGGCGATGGGCCTGATCACGCCCGGCGAGTACCGCAGCGTCCTGACCAGCGTGGCCCGCAGCTACGAGACGTGAGGGGGGAAGTGGGGCGTAGGTAGTGGGGAGTAGGAAAGACACGAAGAGGGGAGAGGCGGCCCCGGTGTGCGGACCGCCCCTCTCTGATCTGCGTTACTGGCGGGGGCAGCGGTACAGCTTCACGCTGCGGGCCGCGAGATTGGTTTCCTCGCCGGCCTTCACGGCGCCGCTGGCGTGGTCGTCGGTGGTGTCGAGTTGCAGGTCCCACTCCTGGCAGCCGGCCAGGTCCGGCAGGCGGAAGGGGAGATCCACGTGCGAGGCGTTCAGCAGCAGCAGCAGGTGGTCGTCCAGCAGCGGCTCGCCGCGTTCGTCCACGTCGTCCAGGCCGTTGCCGTCCAGGAAGATGCCCATGCTCTGCGTCTGGGGGTTGTTCCAGTCCTCGTCGCTCATCTCCTCGCCGTCAAAGCGCAGCCACACGATGTCGCGCACGTCCTCGCCGCGGATGGTGCGGCCACTGAAGAACTTGCGGCGGTGCAGCGCCGGGTGGGACTTGCGCAGCGCGATGACCTTCTTCGTGAACGCCAGCAGGTCCTCGTCGAGATTCGCCCAGTCGTACCAGCTGATCTCGTTGTCCTGACAGTAGGCGTTGTTGTTGCCGCCCTGCGTGCGGCCGATCTCGTCGCCGCCCAGAAGCATTGGCGTGCCCTGCCCGAGCAGAAGGGTCGCCAGGAAGTTGCGCTGCTGCTGACGCCTCAGGGCGTTGATGGCGGGGTCGTCCGTCTTGCCTTCCGCGCCGCAGTTCCAGGTGATGTTGTGGTTGTGGCCGTCGTTGCCGCCTTCCTGGTTGGCGTCGTTGTGTTTCTGCTCGTACGTGACGGTGTCGCGCAGCGTGAAGCCGTCGTGGGCGGTCACGAAGTTGATGCTCGCGTAGGGTTTGCGGCCGTCGTTCTGGTACAGGTCAGAGGAGCCGGTCAGGCGGTAGCCGATCTCGGACGCCAGTCCGCCGTCGCCCTTCCAGAAGGCGCGCATGTCGTCGCGGTAGATGCCGTTCCACTCGGCCCAGTTCACGGGGAAGTTTCCGACCTGGTAGCCGCCCTCGCCGACGTCCCAGGGCTCGGCGATCAGCTTGACCTGCCCGATGATGGGGTCCTGGTGGA from Deinococcus soli (ex Cha et al. 2016) encodes the following:
- a CDS encoding App1 family protein, translated to MFKTAFKALLPLLERGALTADRAFSGYVQPRRARGKLLLQPYVGWGTPGRVELRGRVLLPRTVAPARRTDPRLRNAQNVLRRLFSREVGGVTVSGVLNGQRAAAVSDSDGYFTLEFTPPSPLPGGWHQVPLQLDGREVQASARVHVVADARFGVISDLDDTVIQSDVTSVPRMLSTVLTGNARTRLPFPGVGALYRALTRDGEARNPIFYVSSSPWNFFDLLWQFLDYRRIPLGPLFLRNWGMDLLGGHGGYKHGVIEQIFQRFPDLKFVLVGDSGEKDPEIYAEVVHRHPGRVLAVYIRDVTEAHRDEGVLKLREEVRKAGVDLVLAADSLNAASHAMAMGLITPGEYRSVLTSVARSYET